A single window of Botrytis cinerea B05.10 chromosome 3, complete sequence DNA harbors:
- the Bcrpa135 gene encoding Bcrpa135, whose protein sequence is MAPSKSSSAPTNTKWTHEFDTVRREKLFRDPPKDHTAYPALTAAVAPHIESFNALFEKDGLIAQGLLDIGSKTYLDGDDRLGPGGKNKLTVRIKEVFVEKSMLPASNKFSTKNREILPAECRERHVTYRGKMSARMEYSINNGDPKEFIRDLGQLPLMLMSNKCHLQNNSPAQLVQKKEESEELGGYFVVNGIEKIIRLLVVNRRNFPMAIIRPSFKGRGPTYTEFGMLIRSVRPDQTSQTNVLHYLNDGNVTFRFSWRKNEFLVPAMMILKALVETNDKEIFEGLVGAAGSKGAENTFLTDRVELLLRTYKAYGLYTKSKTRAYLGEKFRIVLGVPDTMSNYDVGTEFLRKIVLVHLGNTDVTEAQDKDKFKMLLFMTRKLYSLVAGDCAGDNPDAVQNQEILLGGFLFGMIIKERLEDWLHTSLRMALRDYVRRSPENNFATPEFLKDFPVKICSRTNEQVGGALEYFMSTGNLVSPTGLDLQQTSGFTVVAEKINFLRFIAHFRMIHRGSFFAQLKTTTVRKLLPESWGFMCPVHTPDGSPCGLLNHLSHKCIILTHASDVSALPKLLSELGVVSTGSSSTDESVVVQLDGKIMGWCSPKQSLVIADTLRYWKVEKTHGVPTNLEIGYIPNSHGGQYPGIYLSAAPARMVRPVKYLPLDKEDFVGPLEQPFMSIAVTEQEIESGEHTHVEFDPTHILSILANMTPFSDFNQSPRNMYQCQMGKQSMGTPGTAIRYRTDNKAYRLQTGQTPIVRAPLHNEYGFDNFPNGMNSVVAVISYTGYDMDDAMIINKSAHERGFGHGTIYKTKKYELEEGHKSRSAKNIKKLFGFAPGGLVKAEWKAAIDEDGLPFIGRMVQNGDLIAAWHTVSMDENGKYVNRDGQTHFEKYKETEIAFIEEVRLIGNENGIEPCQAISVKLRIPRSPVIGDKFSSRHGQKGVCSQKWPAVDMPFTESGIQPDTIINPHAFPSRMTIGMFVESLAGKAGALHGLAQDSTPFKFDEEHKAGDYFGHQLMKAGYNYYGNEPMYSGITGEELHADIYIGVVYYQRLRHMVNDKYQVRTTGPVTQLTGQPIKGRKKGGGIRVGEMERDSLLAHGTAFLLQDRLLNCSDYTKSWICKECGTFLSTQPTVSAFASKKKGTGVVRCRKCATSASGKLGGGEVWEDGKGQRWVGGEDTTVVAVPGVLKYLDVELAAMGIKLKYNVGP, encoded by the exons ATGGCTCCCTCGAAGTCTTCCTCCGCTCCTACAAATACCAAATGGACTCACGAGTTTGATACTGTTCGAAGAGAGAAACTTTTCCGAGACCCCCCAAAAGACCACACAGCATATCCTGCGCTTACCGCTGCTGTTGCTCCTCATATCGAATCATTCAATGCCCTGTTCGAGAAAGATGGTTTAATTGCTCAAGGGctattggatattggatcCAAAACCTACCTCGATGGAGACGATAGATTAGGTCCAGGAGGGAAGAATAAGTTGACTGTGAGGATTAAGGAAGTCTTCGTCGAAAAGTCGATGTTACCTGCATCCAACAAATTCTCTACCAAGAACAGAGAAATTCTACCGGCAGAATGCAGAGAACGACATGTTACCTACAGAGGAAAGATGTCGGCGCGCATGGAGTACTCGATTAACAACGGGGATCCAAAAGAGTTCATCAGAGATCTTGGACAATTGCCTTTGATGTTAATG TCAAATAAATGCCATCTTCAAAACAACTCACCAGCACAACTTgtgcaaaagaaagaggaatcCGAAGAGCTTGGAGGATACTTCGTGGTGAACGGAATTGAGAAGATTATTCGTCTTCTTGTTGTCAACCGAAGGAATTTCCCTATGGCCATCATAAGACCTTCATTTAAAGGTAGAGGTCCAACATACACCGAATTTGGTATGCTCATTCGATCAGTACGACCCGATCAAACTTCTCAAACCAACGTTCTTCACTATCTCAACGATGGAAATGTTACTTTCCGTTTCTCGTGGCGCAAGAACGAATTCCTGGTGCCTGccatgatgattttgaaggcATTGGTGGAAACAAACGACAAGGAAATCTTCGAAGGACTTGTTGGTGCTGCTGGTTCGAAGGGAGCAGAAAACACATTCTTGACTGATCGTGTGGAATTGCTATTACGTACATACAAGGCCTACGGTTTATACACAAAGAGCAAGACTCGAGCATACTTGGGCGAGAAATTCAGAATTGTCCTTGGAGTACCAGACACTATGTCGAATTACGATGTCGGAACGGAATTCCTGCGCAAAATTGTCCTCGTCCATCTCGGAAATACCGACGTCACAGAAGCGCAAGATAAGGACAAATTCAAGATGCTTCTTTTCATGACTAGAAAGTTGTATTCTTTGGTTGCTGGAGACTGTGCTGGTGACAATCCTGATGCGGTCcagaatcaagaaattttGCTCGGAGGATTTTTGTTCGGTATGATCATCAAGGAGAGACTTGAAGATTGGCTTCACACTAGTTTGAGAATGGCATTGAGAGACTATGTTCGACGAAGTCCAGAAAACAACTTTGCGACTCCAGAATTCTTGAAAGATTTCCCGGTTAAAATTTGTTCAAGAACAAATGAGCAAGTTGGTGGTGCTTTGGAGTACTTTATGTCTACAGGAAATCTTGTCAGTCCAACGGGCTTGGATCTCCAACAAACTTCCGGATTTACGGTTGTCGcagaaaagattaatttcCTACGATTTATTGCCCATTTCCGTATGATTCACAGAGGTAGTTTCTTCGCTCAATTGAAGACTACTACTGTTCGTAAGTTGTTGCCAGAGAGTTGGGGTTTTATGTGTCCTGTTCACACTCCCGATGGAAGTCCTTGCGGACTGCTAAACCATCTTTCACACAAATGCATAATTCTCACACACGCCTCGGATGTATCGGCTCTACCAAAGCTTCTATCTGAACTTGGTGTCGTTAGCACCGGTTCATCATCCACTGACGAGAGTGTTGTTGTTCAATTAGATGGAAAGATTATGGGCTGGTGTTCACCCAAGCAATCTCTCGTCATTGCGGATACTCTACGTTACTGGAAGGTTGAAAAGACACATGGTGTTCCAACcaatttggaaattggataTATCCCCAATTCACACGGTGGACAATATCCAGGTATCTATTTGTCGGCTGCACCAGCTAGAATGGTCAGACCAGTCAAATATCTTCCTCTTGATAAAGAAGATTTTGTCGGACCACTTGAGCAACCTTTCATGTCTATTGCAGTCACCGAGCAAGAGATCGAATCCGGAGAACACACCCACGTCGAGTTCGATCCTACCCATATCCTTTCTATCCTTGCCAACATGACTCCCTTCTCCGATTTCAATCAATCGCCCAGAAACATGTACCAATGTCAGATGGGTAAACAATCTATGGGTACACCTGGAACCGCCATTCGTTACAGAACTGACAACAAAGCTTACCGTCTTCAAACTGGACAAACTCCGATTGTCCGCGCACCACTTCACAACGAATATGGTTTTGATAACTTCCCCAACGGAATGAACTCCGTTGTTGCCGTCATTTCCTACACTGGTTACGACATGGACGACGCTATGATTATCAACAAGTCCGCGCACGAGCGCGGCTTCGGTCATGGAACAATCTACAAGACCAAAAAGTATGAATTGGAGGAGGGACACAAATCTCGATCTgctaaaaatatcaagaagcTCTTCGGTTTCGCTCCTGGTGGACTCGTTAAAGCAGAATGGAAAGCAGCCATTGATGAGGATGGTTTACCATTCATTGGTCGAATGGTTCAAAATGGTGATTTGATTGCTGCATGGCATACGGTTTCgatggatgagaatggaaaatacgTTAACCGAGATGGCCAAACTCATTTCGAGAAATACAAGGAGACTGAAATCGCATTTATCGAGGAAGTTCGATTGATTGGCAATGAGAACGGAATTGAACCTTGTCAAGCCATTTCTGTTAAACTCCGCATCCCTCGTTCTCCAGTCATCGGAGATAAGTTTTCGAGTCGTCACGGACAAAAGGGTGTTTGTTCACAAAAATGGCCAGCAGTCGACATGCCATTTACGGAATCTGGTATTCAACCTGATACCATTATCAATCCTCACGCTTTCCCTTCTCGTATGACTATTGGTATGTTCGTCGAGTCCTTGGCCGGAAAAGCTGGTGCATTACATGGTTTGGCTCAAGATAGTACTCCGTTCAAATTCGACGAGGAACATAAGGCCGGTGACTATTTCGGACATCAATTGATGAAGGCTGGATATAATTACTATGGTAATGAACCTATGTATTCTGGCATCACTGGAGAGGAGCTGCACGCCGATATTTATATTGGAGTTGTCTACTACCAACGTCTTCGTCATATGGTAAACGATAAATACCAAGTTAGAACCACAGGTCCAGTCACACAACTTACTGGCCAACCAATCAAGGGTAGAAAGAAGGGTGGTGGTATCCGTGTAGGAGAGATGGAACGTGATTCTTTGCTAGCTCACGGTACTGCTTTCTTGTTGCAAGATAGATTACTCAACTGCTCTGATTACACCAAATCGTGGATCTGCAAGGAATGCGGAACTTTCTTGTCAACTCAACCTACGGTTTCGGCATTCGCaagcaagaagaagggtaCTGGTGTGGTTAGATGTAGAAAGTGCGCAACAAGTGCATCAGGAAAGTTGGGTGGAGGAGAGGTATGGGAAGACGGTAAGGGGCAGAGATGGGTAGGTGGTGAGGATACCACTGTTGTGGCTGTTCCGGGTGTGTTGAAGTATTTGGATGTTGAATTGGCGGCTATGGGTATCAAGTTGAAGTATAATGTTGGGCCTTAA
- the Bcalo4 gene encoding Bcalo4 encodes MGFIFYIQIASIAFQFLFKLGKQKTTAIIHRFTYRATSDAKNIVIIGGSFSGIHLARLLSTSIPTGYKVTLVEKNTHMHYCFAFPRFSVLSGHEYKAFVPYGGLLRYASEGAISIVHEKAINIHEDYIELSSDEKLSYEYLIIATGVSQPAPARLLAKNKMGGEDELRSYQKAIQASSRIAVIGGGAVGVELATDIKSFLPDKNVTLVHSRDRLLVRFGPQLHEAAYNRLQELGVKVHFNERPSLPDGKPFVPSETEIKFKNGQVETFDLVISCTGQSPNSSLLESFLPDAITDNGLIHVEPTLQVKTKNSNCRNIFAIGDVAATDGPKMAFAGMAQAEVACSNILSLIRENKKTLQHYIPTFIEAKTMLSLGKDRGVFFMESGKDYFLKVFNTDTPDIDAKKVWKILGADMKEWKD; translated from the exons atgggTTTCATattttacatacaaatcGCCAGCATAGCGTTTCAATTCCTATTTAAACTCGGGAAACAGAAAACCACAGCAATCATCCACCGTTTCACATACCGCGCAACTTCCGATGCAAAGAACATCGTCATCATAGGCGGTTCATTTTCCGGAATTCATTTGGCGAGACTACTTTCCACATCCATACCTACTGGATATAAAGTCACACTTGTTGAAAAAAATACGCACATGCATTATTGTTTTGCTTTTCCCAGATTCAGTGTGCTGAGTGGTCAtgaatataaagcttttgtTCCTTATGGAGGGCTGTTGAGATATGCGTCAGAAGGTGCTATATCTATTGTTCATGAGAAGGCTATCAATATTCATGAAGATTATATCGAGCTTTCATCAGATGAGAAACTTTCGTATGAATATCTCATTATTGCAACAGGTGTATCACAGCCCGCGCCGGCTCGACTTCTTGCTAAGAATAAGATGGGGGGTGAAGATGAATTGCGTAGCTATCAAAAAGCTATCCAGGCCTCTTCACGAATTGCTGTTATCGGCGGCGGTGCAGTTGGAGTCGAGCTTGCAACTGACATCAAAAGTTTCCTACCAGATAAGAACGTGACGTTGGTTCACTCTCGAGATCGTTTACTCGTTAGATTCGGACCACAGCTACACGAAGCGGCTTACAACCGACTTCAAGAGCTGGGAGTGAAAGTTCATTTCAATGAACGACCCTCACTGCCTGATGGTAAACCATTTGTACCATCTGAGACAGAGATTAAATTCAAGAATGGTCAAGTTGAGACTTTTGATCTTGTG ATATCTTGTACCGGACAAAGCCCAAACTCGAGCCTACTCGAAAGCTTTTTACCGGATGCTATCACAGACAATGGCCTCATTCATGTAGAACCAACATTGCAAGTCAAAACCAAAAATAGCAATTGCAGAAATATTTTTGCAATAGGAGATGTTGCAGCTACCGACGGTCCAAAGATGGCATTCGCAGGCATGGCCCAGGCGGAGGTTGCTTGTTCCAATATCCTTTCATTGATTCGAGAGAATAAAAAGACACTCCAACATTATATTCCAACCTTTATCGAGGCAAAGACTATGCTGAGCCTTGGGAAA GATCGCGGGGTGTTTTTCATGGAAAGCGGGAAAGATTATTTTCTTAAAGTCTTCAATACCGATACACCTGATATTGACGCTAAGAAGGTGTGGAAGATCTTAGGAGCAGATATGAAAGAGTGGAAGGATTGA